In Podarcis muralis chromosome 14, rPodMur119.hap1.1, whole genome shotgun sequence, one genomic interval encodes:
- the GGA2 gene encoding ADP-ribosylation factor-binding protein GGA2 isoform X3, with translation MARAAPPGTLELLLHKATDPSNSEENWECIQRFSDQVNADADSIAAALKLLEHKIQSPQEAEALHALTVLEMCVNNCGENFHHEMGKFRFLNGLIKVLSPKEQEKSAKVSRRLNALKEARSSAEALEEMLRSWRESKGVGTTPSTLELLQATFAKCERLKPLLFRVASETVEDEEALGEVLQASDRLTRALCFYKDVVGTAGDSGTSSGGAAAGPQPLPDAASSLTLIDLSELGAGCQAPLQENAKTEPFLERLLSSSSTHSLDEELMLGLPISPTAAAPPVSSQIPEMAPALLPPCPASSSSSLAKLSIPLSSITLSTIPPVTVYEEKGLKAMLHFSRDPVPGQPATRVLVLSLLSTAPHPVQDIVFQAAVPKSMAIKLQPATGSELPAFNPLLPPTVISQVLLLANPHQAPLRLRYRLSFVQNGTPCIETGEVSDFPHAELWGGI, from the exons ATGGCGCGGGCGGCTCCTCCGGGCACGCTGGAGCTGCTGCTGC ACAAAGCCACAGATCCCAGTAACTCCGAGGAAAACTGGGAATGTATCCAGAGGTTTAGCGACCAGGTCAACGCAGATGCTGACAG CATTGCTGCAGCTCTGAAGTTGCTGGAACATAAGATCCAGTCGCCGCAGGAGGCAGAGGCTCTGCATGCGCTAACC GTCTTGGAGATGTGCGTGAACAACTGCGGAGAGAATTTCCATCATGAAATGGGGAAGTTCCGATTTCTGAACGGTCTCATCAAGGTCCTTTCTCCCAAG GAGCAGGAGAAATCGGCCAAGGTCTCCAGGCGACTGAACGCTCTGAAGGAAGCCCGCAGCAGCGCAGAGGCGTTGGAGGAGATGCTGAGAAGCTGGCGAGAAAGCAAGGGAGTCGGGACCACCCCATCAACCCTGGAGCTCCTGCAG GCCACGTTTGCCAAGTGCGAGAGGCTGAAGCCACTGCTCTTCCGTGTGGCCAGCGAGACGGTGGAAGACGAGGAGGCTCTGG GGGAGGTTCTGCAGGCAAGTGACAGGCTCACGCGGGCGCTGTGCTTTTACAAGGACGTTGTGGGCACCGCTGGGGATTCTGGGACCAGTTCTGGTGGTGCTGCTG ctggACCTCAGCCCCTTCCAGACGCTGCAAGCAGCCTCACCCTCATCGACCTCTCTGAGCTGGGTGCTGGGTGCCAGGCTCCCTTGCAAGAGAACGCAAAGACAGAGCCTTTTCTGGAGaggctcctctcctcctcttctaccCACTCACTGGATGAGGAGCTGATGTTAG GTCTCCCCATCAGCCCGACAGCGGCAGCTCCTCCAGTCTCCAGCCAAATACCTGAAATGGCACCAGCACTTTTGCCGCCTTGTCCTGCGTCCTCCAGCAGCTCCTTGGCTAAGCTTTCAATTCCGCTGAGTTCCATTACTCTGA GCACGATCCCCCCGGTCACGGTCTATGAGGAGAAGGGCCTGAAAGCCATGCTCCACTTCTCCAGGGACCCGGTTCCTGGCCAACCAGCCACCAGGGTGCTGGTTCTCTCCCTGCTGAGCACTGCCCCTCACCCAGTCCAGGACATCGTCTTCCAGGCTGCCGTGCCCAAG TCGATGGCCATCAAGCTGCAACCGGCCACAGGCTCCGAGCTGCCGGCCTTCAACCCACTCCTTCCCCCAACGGTGATATCTCAAGTTCTGCTTCTGGCCAACCCTCACCAG GCTCCACTCCGACTGAGATACAGATTGTCCTTCGTCCAAAATGGGACACCTTGCATAGAAACTGGGGAGGTATCTGATTTCCCCCATGCAGAGTTATGGGGTGGGATTTAG
- the GGA2 gene encoding ADP-ribosylation factor-binding protein GGA2 isoform X1, whose translation MARAAPPGTLELLLHKATDPSNSEENWECIQRFSDQVNADADSIAAALKLLEHKIQSPQEAEALHALTVLEMCVNNCGENFHHEMGKFRFLNGLIKVLSPKYLGEWSTDRVKSRIVELLFSWMVWFPQEVKIRDAYQMLKKQGIVKQDPKLPEDKILPPPSPRPASSIFDADDEKSKLLTRLLKSKNPEDLQAANRLIKGMIREEQEKSAKVSRRLNALKEARSSAEALEEMLRSWRESKGVGTTPSTLELLQATFAKCERLKPLLFRVASETVEDEEALGEVLQASDRLTRALCFYKDVVGTAGDSGTSSGGAAAGPQPLPDAASSLTLIDLSELGAGCQAPLQENAKTEPFLERLLSSSSTHSLDEELMLGLPISPTAAAPPVSSQIPEMAPALLPPCPASSSSSLAKLSIPLSSITLSTIPPVTVYEEKGLKAMLHFSRDPVPGQPATRVLVLSLLSTAPHPVQDIVFQAAVPKSMAIKLQPATGSELPAFNPLLPPTVISQVLLLANPHQAPLRLRYRLSFVQNGTPCIETGEVSDFPHAELWGGI comes from the exons ATGGCGCGGGCGGCTCCTCCGGGCACGCTGGAGCTGCTGCTGC ACAAAGCCACAGATCCCAGTAACTCCGAGGAAAACTGGGAATGTATCCAGAGGTTTAGCGACCAGGTCAACGCAGATGCTGACAG CATTGCTGCAGCTCTGAAGTTGCTGGAACATAAGATCCAGTCGCCGCAGGAGGCAGAGGCTCTGCATGCGCTAACC GTCTTGGAGATGTGCGTGAACAACTGCGGAGAGAATTTCCATCATGAAATGGGGAAGTTCCGATTTCTGAACGGTCTCATCAAGGTCCTTTCTCCCAAG TATCTCGGAGAGTGGTCGACGGACAGAGTCAAATCCCGCATCGTCGAGCTTCTGTTCAGTTGGATGGTGTGGTTTCCTCAGGAAGTGAAAATCCGCGACGCTTATCAAATGTTGAAGAAACAAG GGATCGTCAAACAAGACCCCAAACTACCGGAAGACAAAATTCTGCCACCGCCTTCTCCACGGCCGGCTAGCTCCATTTTTGATGCTGATGATGAGAAATCCAAG CTTTTAACAAGGCTCCTGAAAAGCAAAAACCCAGAGGACCTTCAGGCAGCAAACAGGCTGATCAAAGGGATGATCAGAGAG GAGCAGGAGAAATCGGCCAAGGTCTCCAGGCGACTGAACGCTCTGAAGGAAGCCCGCAGCAGCGCAGAGGCGTTGGAGGAGATGCTGAGAAGCTGGCGAGAAAGCAAGGGAGTCGGGACCACCCCATCAACCCTGGAGCTCCTGCAG GCCACGTTTGCCAAGTGCGAGAGGCTGAAGCCACTGCTCTTCCGTGTGGCCAGCGAGACGGTGGAAGACGAGGAGGCTCTGG GGGAGGTTCTGCAGGCAAGTGACAGGCTCACGCGGGCGCTGTGCTTTTACAAGGACGTTGTGGGCACCGCTGGGGATTCTGGGACCAGTTCTGGTGGTGCTGCTG ctggACCTCAGCCCCTTCCAGACGCTGCAAGCAGCCTCACCCTCATCGACCTCTCTGAGCTGGGTGCTGGGTGCCAGGCTCCCTTGCAAGAGAACGCAAAGACAGAGCCTTTTCTGGAGaggctcctctcctcctcttctaccCACTCACTGGATGAGGAGCTGATGTTAG GTCTCCCCATCAGCCCGACAGCGGCAGCTCCTCCAGTCTCCAGCCAAATACCTGAAATGGCACCAGCACTTTTGCCGCCTTGTCCTGCGTCCTCCAGCAGCTCCTTGGCTAAGCTTTCAATTCCGCTGAGTTCCATTACTCTGA GCACGATCCCCCCGGTCACGGTCTATGAGGAGAAGGGCCTGAAAGCCATGCTCCACTTCTCCAGGGACCCGGTTCCTGGCCAACCAGCCACCAGGGTGCTGGTTCTCTCCCTGCTGAGCACTGCCCCTCACCCAGTCCAGGACATCGTCTTCCAGGCTGCCGTGCCCAAG TCGATGGCCATCAAGCTGCAACCGGCCACAGGCTCCGAGCTGCCGGCCTTCAACCCACTCCTTCCCCCAACGGTGATATCTCAAGTTCTGCTTCTGGCCAACCCTCACCAG GCTCCACTCCGACTGAGATACAGATTGTCCTTCGTCCAAAATGGGACACCTTGCATAGAAACTGGGGAGGTATCTGATTTCCCCCATGCAGAGTTATGGGGTGGGATTTAG
- the GGA2 gene encoding ADP-ribosylation factor-binding protein GGA2 isoform X2: MARAAPPGTLELLLHKATDPSNSEENWECIQRFSDQVNADADSIAAALKLLEHKIQSPQEAEALHALTVLEMCVNNCGENFHHEMGKFRFLNGLIKVLSPKYLGEWSTDRVKSRIVELLFSWMVWFPQEVKIRDAYQMLKKQGIVKQDPKLPEDKILPPPSPRPASSIFDADDEKSKLLTRLLKSKNPEDLQAANRLIKGMIREEQEKSAKVSRRLNALKEARSSAEALEEMLRSWRESKGVGTTPSTLELLQATFAKCERLKPLLFRVASETVEDEEALGEVLQASDRLTRALCFYKDVVGTAGDSGTSSGGAAAGPQPLPDAASSLTLIDLSELGAGCQAPLQENAKTEPFLERLLSSSSTHSLDEELMLGLPISPTAAAPPVSSQIPEMAPALLPPCPASSSSSLAKLSIPLSSITLIDGHQAATGHRLRAAGLQPTPSPNGDISSSASGQPSPGSTPTEIQIVLRPKWDTLHRNWGGI, encoded by the exons ATGGCGCGGGCGGCTCCTCCGGGCACGCTGGAGCTGCTGCTGC ACAAAGCCACAGATCCCAGTAACTCCGAGGAAAACTGGGAATGTATCCAGAGGTTTAGCGACCAGGTCAACGCAGATGCTGACAG CATTGCTGCAGCTCTGAAGTTGCTGGAACATAAGATCCAGTCGCCGCAGGAGGCAGAGGCTCTGCATGCGCTAACC GTCTTGGAGATGTGCGTGAACAACTGCGGAGAGAATTTCCATCATGAAATGGGGAAGTTCCGATTTCTGAACGGTCTCATCAAGGTCCTTTCTCCCAAG TATCTCGGAGAGTGGTCGACGGACAGAGTCAAATCCCGCATCGTCGAGCTTCTGTTCAGTTGGATGGTGTGGTTTCCTCAGGAAGTGAAAATCCGCGACGCTTATCAAATGTTGAAGAAACAAG GGATCGTCAAACAAGACCCCAAACTACCGGAAGACAAAATTCTGCCACCGCCTTCTCCACGGCCGGCTAGCTCCATTTTTGATGCTGATGATGAGAAATCCAAG CTTTTAACAAGGCTCCTGAAAAGCAAAAACCCAGAGGACCTTCAGGCAGCAAACAGGCTGATCAAAGGGATGATCAGAGAG GAGCAGGAGAAATCGGCCAAGGTCTCCAGGCGACTGAACGCTCTGAAGGAAGCCCGCAGCAGCGCAGAGGCGTTGGAGGAGATGCTGAGAAGCTGGCGAGAAAGCAAGGGAGTCGGGACCACCCCATCAACCCTGGAGCTCCTGCAG GCCACGTTTGCCAAGTGCGAGAGGCTGAAGCCACTGCTCTTCCGTGTGGCCAGCGAGACGGTGGAAGACGAGGAGGCTCTGG GGGAGGTTCTGCAGGCAAGTGACAGGCTCACGCGGGCGCTGTGCTTTTACAAGGACGTTGTGGGCACCGCTGGGGATTCTGGGACCAGTTCTGGTGGTGCTGCTG ctggACCTCAGCCCCTTCCAGACGCTGCAAGCAGCCTCACCCTCATCGACCTCTCTGAGCTGGGTGCTGGGTGCCAGGCTCCCTTGCAAGAGAACGCAAAGACAGAGCCTTTTCTGGAGaggctcctctcctcctcttctaccCACTCACTGGATGAGGAGCTGATGTTAG GTCTCCCCATCAGCCCGACAGCGGCAGCTCCTCCAGTCTCCAGCCAAATACCTGAAATGGCACCAGCACTTTTGCCGCCTTGTCCTGCGTCCTCCAGCAGCTCCTTGGCTAAGCTTTCAATTCCGCTGAGTTCCATTACTCTGA TCGATGGCCATCAAGCTGCAACCGGCCACAGGCTCCGAGCTGCCGGCCTTCAACCCACTCCTTCCCCCAACGGTGATATCTCAAGTTCTGCTTCTGGCCAACCCTCACCAG GCTCCACTCCGACTGAGATACAGATTGTCCTTCGTCCAAAATGGGACACCTTGCATAGAAACTGGGGAGGTATCTGA
- the EARS2 gene encoding nondiscriminating glutamyl-tRNA synthetase EARS2, mitochondrial, with the protein MGLGAAAAGDALRGAVRGCGVRVRFAPSPTGFLHLGGLRTALYNYIFAKKHQGSFILRLEDTDQSRVVPGAAEGIEDMLEWAGIPPVESPRRGGQAAPYQQSQRLSLYREAAELLLEKGAAYRCFCTPQRLELLKKEALRNRQTPRYDNRCRHLSPKQVAEKVSQGADSVMRFRLEENSEPFCDLIHGWSKHVVASVEGDPVILKSDGFPTYHLANVVDDHVMGISHVLRGAEWLISTSKHLLLYRAFGWDPPQFGHLPLLLNKDGSKLSKRQGDIFVEQLAQDGWLPEALLDIMTNCGSGFADNRMGRTLKELTEEFNVSRIERHSALLDLEKLSEFNRIHLTRRIEDDLQRQELVAEVQASVEETYGSQVVDREVLEKGYVEQVLLLRMGHISHLKDLVSPKYSFLWIRPSVPHEELHTISAEADKIGRLVLRLLEQPVAALTPEELGKDLRRLQEQISGTQYSGMMRLLRLALSGQKEGPSVAEMIVSLGPREASARIQRALCS; encoded by the exons atgGGACTGGGGGCTGCAGCGGCGGGGGATGCCTTGCGAGGCGCAGTCCGGGGGTGCGGCGTGCGGGTGAGGTTCGCGCCCAGCCCCACAG GGTTCCTGCACCTAGGTGGCCTGCGGACTGCTTTGTACAACTACATTTTTGCCAAGAAACACCAAGGGAGCTTCATCCTCAGACTGGAGGACACAGACCAAAGCCGGGTGGTTCCCGGGGCTGCTGAAGGCATAGAAGATATGCTGGAATGGGCAG GCATCCCACCCGTGGAGAGCCCTCGCCGGGGCGGCCAAGCAGCCCCCTACCAGCAATCCCAGCGACTCAGCCTATACAGGGAAGCTGcagagctgcttctggagaagggGGCTGCCTACCGCTGCTTTTGCACCCCCCAGCGCCTGGAGCTGCTGAAGAAAGAGGCGCTGAGGAACCGGCAGACGCCGCG ATATGACAACAGGTGCCGCCACCTGAGCCCCAAGCAGGTGGCTGAGAAGGTGTCTCAGGGTGCTGACTCTGTCATGCGCTTCCGCCTGGAGGAGAACTCGGAACCCTTCTGCGACCTGATCCACGGCTGGAGCAAGCACGTTGTCGCCAGCGTCGAAGGGGATCCGGTGATCCTGAAGAGCGATGGCTTCCCCACCTACCACCTGGCCAACGTGGTGGATGACCACGTCATGGGGATCAGCCATGTCCTGCGGGGGGCAGAGTGGCTCATCTCCACCTCCAAGCACCTCCTCCTCTACAGGGCCTTTGGCTGGGACCCACCTCAATTTGGCCACCTCCCGCTGCTCCTGAACAAAGACGGCAGCAAGCTTTCCAAGAGGCAGGGGGACATCTTTGTGGAGCAGCTTGCGCAGGATGGCTGGTTGCCCGAAGCCCTGTTGGACATCATGACAAATTGTGGCTCTGGATTTGCAG ATAACCGGATGGGCAGGACGTTGAAGGAGCTGACTGAGGAGTTCAACGTGAGCAGGATCGAAAGGCACTCGGCCCTGCTGGATCTTGAGAAGCTGTCCGAGTTCAACAG gatCCACCTGACCCGTCGGATTGAAGATGACCTGCAACGGCAAGAGCTGGTGGCAGAGGTGCAGGCCTCTGTGGAGGAGACCTATGGGAGCCAGGTGGTAGACCGGGAGGTCCTTGAGAAGGGCTACGTGGAGCAGGTGCTGCTGCTTAGAATG GGTCACATAAGCCACCTCAAGGACTTGGTGTCACCCAAGTATTCTTTCTTGTGGATCCGGCCCTCCGTGCCTCACGAGGAGCTGCACACCATTTCAGCAGAGGCAGACAAAATAGGAAGGCTGGTTCTCAG GTTGCTGGAACAGCCGGTGGCTGCTCTGACCCCAGAGGAGCTGGGCAAAGACCTGAGGCGGCTGCAGGAGCAGATAAGTGGGACCCAGTACAGTGGCATGATGAGACTTCTCCGCTTGGCCCTCAGTGGCCAGAAG GAAGGACCCAGCGTTGCTGAGATGATCGTCTCCTTGGGGCCCAGAGAGGCTAGTGCACGGATCCAGAGAGCCCTTTGCAGCTGA